In one window of Denticeps clupeoides chromosome 2, fDenClu1.1, whole genome shotgun sequence DNA:
- the sbspon gene encoding somatomedin-B and thrombospondin type-1 domain-containing protein isoform X2 translates to MRWLTMEGLSLAFAVAVFGFYHLAEGGCSGKCCHGMDLACATTDWRMDRVYGTCYCDESCHRTKDCCFDYPTECPPEPCVVSEWSYWSGCARPCQPSYRVRRRYIEREPRNSGEACPCLEEQAGCMEYLTHQGQSCAQTHGPAFITADEYGRGRSTHDVDSGFCMEFKLESLTPHCMVEYQPFSRWTQYLRGGFTVCVACQTPAMQNHTRSCQGDGSGADRDELLHWKAVGHPRCSGTWRKVQKLEQCSCPQVHSFIFI, encoded by the exons ATGAGGTGGTTGACCATGGAGGGGCTCAGCCTGGCTTTTGCGGTGGCAGTGTTTGGGTTTTACCACTTGGCCGAAGGGGGATGCTCTGGAAAATGCTGCCATGGCATGGATCTCGCATGTGCCACCACAGACTGGAGGATGGACAGGGTGTATGGGACCTGCTACTGTGATGAGAGCTGCCACAGGACCAAGGACTGCTGCTTTGACTACCCAACAGAATGTCCAC CGGAGCCCTGCGTGGTCAGTGAGTGGAGCTACTGGAGCGGTTGCGCCCGGCCCTGCCAGCCCTCCTACCGCGTGAGGCGCCGCTACATCGAGAGGGAACCCCGGAACAGTGGGGAGGCCTGCCCTTGCCTGGAGGAACAGGCTGGCTGCATGGAGTATCTCACCCACCAGGGCCAGTCATGCGCCCAGACACATG GACCAGCTTTTATCACAGCAGACGAGTACGGCAGAGGGAGATCAACCCATGATGTGGATTCTGG GTTCTGCATGGAGTTCAAACTGGAGTCCTTGACGCCGCACTGCATGGTTGAGTACCAGCCGTTCAGCCGGTGGACTCAGTATCTGAGGGGGGGCTTCACCGTATGCGTGGCGTGCCAAACTCCAGCCATGCAGAACCACACCCGAAGCTGCCAAGGGGACGGCAGTGGTGCAGACAG GGACGAACTGCTGCACTGGAAGGCTGTGGGCCACCCGCGCTGCAGTGGCACCTGGAGGAAGGTGCAGAAACTGGAGCAGTGCTCCTGCCCACAGGTGCACAGCTTCATCTTCATCTGA
- the terf1 gene encoding telomeric repeat-binding factor 1 isoform X1, producing the protein MDGDASPAATPDAPVPFSDAQKVVRAWMVDFLFLSASHCFREGNSEEFGRTVRSFAALTDGCPLEDHQIKKKTVSGFLARIMDGRNLDVNYDQDIAVTPLMSAVSMWETMKDMVDPSLHLKIKQLLCVQSVGVCLEKGRSSLAIKTLAWLEKECELPQKLQMKLSSVVNKREVYNQFFSSFSFKRLLDCVQAFLDSFLQENPSGFLIKAATKVVQAQQERGEQMQPAEEQEATSTSSEDQPSASPSNKDPDLSSQTERRPKRMLYTTCLQPWKPETGKRASAVTRRTPKLKATRLFYGRKKTSKPDNTQITKKKKWSFEEDQQLKAGVKRYGVGNWARILQEFNFEHRTGVMLKDRWRTMSRLNIV; encoded by the exons ATGGACGGCGACGCGTCCCCGGCCGCGACGCCGGACGCGCCCGTTCCCTTCTCGGACGCGCAGAAGGTGGTCCGGGCGTGGATGGTGGACTTCCTTTTTCTCTCCGCAAGCCACTGCTTCAGAGAAGGGAACTCGGAGGAGTTTGGCAGGACCGTGCGCTCGTTTGCGG CGCTGACTGATGGGTGCCCGTTGGAAGACCACCAGATTAAGAAGAAAACTGTGAGTGGTTTTCTCGCACGAATCATGGATGGCAGAAATCTCG ATGTGAACTATGACCAGGACATAGCTGTCACACCCTTGATGTCGGCTGTTTCTATGTGGGAGACAATGAAAGACATGGTTGACCCCTCTCTTCATCTCAAAATCAAGCAGCTCTTGTGTGTTCAG TCTGTTGGCGTGTGCTTGGAAAAAGGCAGATCTTCGTTGGCCATCAAAACCTTGGCGTGGCTGGAGAAGGAGTGTGAGCTGCCGCAG AAGCTGCAAATGAAACTCTCATCGGTTGTGAACAAACGGGAAGTTTATAACCAGTTCTTCTCCAGCTTCAGCTTTAAGCGACTGCTGGACTGTGTCCAGGCTTTCCTGGACTCCTTTCTGCAGGAAAACCCATCAGGCTTCCTAATAAAG GCAGCTACTAAAGTGGTCCAGGCACAGCAGGAGAGGGGCGAGCAAATGCAGCCTGCCGAAGAGCAAGAAGCAACATCAACCTCATCCGAGGACCAGCCCTCGGCCAGTCCCAGCAA CAAGGATCCGGATTTATCATCTCAGACAGAAAGAAG acctAAAAGGATGCTGTATACAACATGTCTGCAGCCATGGAAACCTGAGACAGGCAAGAGAGCTTCTGCTGTTACACGTAGAACTCCAAAACTGA AGGCCACTCGGTTATtttatggaagaaaaaaaacgtcaaaACCTGACAACACGCAGATAACCAAGAAGAAG AAGTGGAGTTTCGAAGAGGACCAGCAACTGAAGGCTGGAGTTAAGCGTTATGGTGTGGGGAACTGGGCCAGGATTCTCCAGGAATTTAATTTCGAGCATCGCACGGGTGTCATGCTCAAGGACCGATGGAGGACTATGAGTAGACTGAACATAGTTTAG
- the terf1 gene encoding telomeric repeat-binding factor 1 isoform X2 — MDGDASPAATPDAPVPFSDAQKVVRAWMVDFLFLSASHCFREGNSEEFGRTVRSFAALTDGCPLEDHQIKKKTVSGFLARIMDGRNLDVNYDQDIAVTPLMSAVSMWETMKDMVDPSLHLKIKQLLCVQSVGVCLEKGRSSLAIKTLAWLEKECELPQKLQMKLSSVVNKREVYNQFFSSFSFKRLLDCVQAFLDSFLQENPSGFLIKAATKVVQAQQERGEQMQPAEEQEATSTSSEDQPSASPSNKDPDLSSQTERRPKRMLYTTCLQPWKPETEATRLFYGRKKTSKPDNTQITKKKKWSFEEDQQLKAGVKRYGVGNWARILQEFNFEHRTGVMLKDRWRTMSRLNIV, encoded by the exons ATGGACGGCGACGCGTCCCCGGCCGCGACGCCGGACGCGCCCGTTCCCTTCTCGGACGCGCAGAAGGTGGTCCGGGCGTGGATGGTGGACTTCCTTTTTCTCTCCGCAAGCCACTGCTTCAGAGAAGGGAACTCGGAGGAGTTTGGCAGGACCGTGCGCTCGTTTGCGG CGCTGACTGATGGGTGCCCGTTGGAAGACCACCAGATTAAGAAGAAAACTGTGAGTGGTTTTCTCGCACGAATCATGGATGGCAGAAATCTCG ATGTGAACTATGACCAGGACATAGCTGTCACACCCTTGATGTCGGCTGTTTCTATGTGGGAGACAATGAAAGACATGGTTGACCCCTCTCTTCATCTCAAAATCAAGCAGCTCTTGTGTGTTCAG TCTGTTGGCGTGTGCTTGGAAAAAGGCAGATCTTCGTTGGCCATCAAAACCTTGGCGTGGCTGGAGAAGGAGTGTGAGCTGCCGCAG AAGCTGCAAATGAAACTCTCATCGGTTGTGAACAAACGGGAAGTTTATAACCAGTTCTTCTCCAGCTTCAGCTTTAAGCGACTGCTGGACTGTGTCCAGGCTTTCCTGGACTCCTTTCTGCAGGAAAACCCATCAGGCTTCCTAATAAAG GCAGCTACTAAAGTGGTCCAGGCACAGCAGGAGAGGGGCGAGCAAATGCAGCCTGCCGAAGAGCAAGAAGCAACATCAACCTCATCCGAGGACCAGCCCTCGGCCAGTCCCAGCAA CAAGGATCCGGATTTATCATCTCAGACAGAAAGAAG acctAAAAGGATGCTGTATACAACATGTCTGCAGCCATGGAAACCTGAGACAG AGGCCACTCGGTTATtttatggaagaaaaaaaacgtcaaaACCTGACAACACGCAGATAACCAAGAAGAAG AAGTGGAGTTTCGAAGAGGACCAGCAACTGAAGGCTGGAGTTAAGCGTTATGGTGTGGGGAACTGGGCCAGGATTCTCCAGGAATTTAATTTCGAGCATCGCACGGGTGTCATGCTCAAGGACCGATGGAGGACTATGAGTAGACTGAACATAGTTTAG
- the sbspon gene encoding somatomedin-B and thrombospondin type-1 domain-containing protein isoform X1: MRWLTMEGLSLAFAVAVFGFYHLAEGGCSGKCCHGMDLACATTDWRMDRVYGTCYCDESCHRTKDCCFDYPTECPPEPCVVSEWSYWSGCARPCQPSYRVRRRYIEREPRNSGEACPCLEEQAGCMEYLTHQGQSCAQTHGPAFITADEYGRGRSTHDVDSGRGKSQNTNLHSRPFLRFCMEFKLESLTPHCMVEYQPFSRWTQYLRGGFTVCVACQTPAMQNHTRSCQGDGSGADRDELLHWKAVGHPRCSGTWRKVQKLEQCSCPQVHSFIFI; the protein is encoded by the exons ATGAGGTGGTTGACCATGGAGGGGCTCAGCCTGGCTTTTGCGGTGGCAGTGTTTGGGTTTTACCACTTGGCCGAAGGGGGATGCTCTGGAAAATGCTGCCATGGCATGGATCTCGCATGTGCCACCACAGACTGGAGGATGGACAGGGTGTATGGGACCTGCTACTGTGATGAGAGCTGCCACAGGACCAAGGACTGCTGCTTTGACTACCCAACAGAATGTCCAC CGGAGCCCTGCGTGGTCAGTGAGTGGAGCTACTGGAGCGGTTGCGCCCGGCCCTGCCAGCCCTCCTACCGCGTGAGGCGCCGCTACATCGAGAGGGAACCCCGGAACAGTGGGGAGGCCTGCCCTTGCCTGGAGGAACAGGCTGGCTGCATGGAGTATCTCACCCACCAGGGCCAGTCATGCGCCCAGACACATG GACCAGCTTTTATCACAGCAGACGAGTACGGCAGAGGGAGATCAACCCATGATGTGGATTCTGG gagGGGCAAATCACAGAACACAAATCTTCATTCACGACCCTTCCTCAGGTTCTGCATGGAGTTCAAACTGGAGTCCTTGACGCCGCACTGCATGGTTGAGTACCAGCCGTTCAGCCGGTGGACTCAGTATCTGAGGGGGGGCTTCACCGTATGCGTGGCGTGCCAAACTCCAGCCATGCAGAACCACACCCGAAGCTGCCAAGGGGACGGCAGTGGTGCAGACAG GGACGAACTGCTGCACTGGAAGGCTGTGGGCCACCCGCGCTGCAGTGGCACCTGGAGGAAGGTGCAGAAACTGGAGCAGTGCTCCTGCCCACAGGTGCACAGCTTCATCTTCATCTGA